A part of Salvia hispanica cultivar TCC Black 2014 unplaced genomic scaffold, UniMelb_Shisp_WGS_1.0 HiC_scaffold_914, whole genome shotgun sequence genomic DNA contains:
- the LOC125200343 gene encoding leucine-rich repeat receptor-like serine/threonine-protein kinase SKM1, protein MAPLSLLLLLAMLMPSHSTTHPQDVQALKQLKRTISPSTIPPSSCISSWDFSLDPCDSLFSAKFTCGLRCDASSNSDSNSTLRVTDISLDPAGYSAPLSSIPFSSLPFLQTLDLSSNNFSGPIPSSLSLLPLLRRLSLSRNSLSGPIPPSLSSLSLLQQLYLDNNLLTDSIPPLNLPNLNRLELQSNQLTASLPDLTLLPNLNFLDASDNSLSGALPSSLPPSLIELVARNNQFDGEIPSIEAPSLQVLDLSHNKLTGSVPASFFTHPNLEQLTLSFNQLESVETPADSGLTSPLISVDLSNNRVRGFLPGFMGLMPRLSALSLENNELTGPIPIEYAMKVLGSGLGSGSAQFERLLLGGNYLFGAIPGGFLDLKAGSLTVRLGDNCLYRCPLRYFFCEGGVQKSFEQCRALGPFVP, encoded by the coding sequence ATggcacctctctctctcctcctcctcctcgccaTGCTCATGCCCTCCCACTCCACCACCCACCCCCAAGACGTACAAGCCCTAAAGCAGCTCAAACGTACAATCTCCCCAAGCACAATCCCCCCTTCCTCCTGCATCTCCTCCTGGGACTTCTCCCTCGACCCCTGCGACTCCCTCTTCTCCGCCAAATTCACCTGCGGCCTCCGCTGCGACGCCTCCTCCAATTCCGATTCCAATTCCACCCTCCGCGTCACCGACATCTCCCTCGACCCCGCCGGCTACTCCGCccccctctcctccatccccTTCTCCTCCCTCCCCTTCCTCCAAACCCTAGACCTCTCCTCCAACAACTTCTCCGGCCCCATCCCCTCCTCCCTCTCCCTCCTccccctcctccgccgcctctCCCTCTCCCGCAACTCCCTCTCCGGCCCAATCCCCCCCTCCCTCTCCTCCCTCTCCCTCCTCCAGCAACTCTACCTCGACAACAATCTCCTCACCGATTCAATCCCCCCTCTCAATCTCCCCAATTTGAATCGCCTCGAGCTCCAATCGAACCAGCTCACCGCCTCCCTCCCCGACCTAACCCTCCTCCCAAACCTCAATTTCCTCGACGCCAGCGACAATTCCCTCTCCGGCGCCCTCCCCTCCTCCCTCCCGCCCTCCCTCATCGAGCTCGTCGCGCGGAACAACCAATTCGACGGCGAGATTCCGTCAATCGAAGCGCCGAGTCTGCAAGTGCTGGACCTGAGTCACAACAAACTCACCGGGTCGGTCCCAGCGAGTTTCTTCACTCACCCAAATCTGGAGCAGCTAACGCTGTCGTTTAACCAACTCGAATCCGTAGAAACACCCGCTGATTCGGGTCTGACCAGCCCGCTTATCTCCGTTGACTTGAGCAACAACCGGGTCCGCGGGTTTTTACCCGGGTTCATGGGCCTCATGCCGCGGCTGTCGGCCCTCTCGTTGGAGAATAACGAGCTCACCGGCCCGATCCCGATTGAATACGCTATGAAGGTGTTGGGTTCGGGTTTGGGGTCGGGTTCGGCCCAATTCGAGAGGCTGTTGTTGGGAGGGAACTACTTGTTCGGGGCGATTCCGGGCGGGTTTTTGGATCTCAAAGCGGGTTCCTTAACGGTTCGGTTAGGG